In Buchnera aphidicola (Macrosiphum gaurae), the following proteins share a genomic window:
- the smpB gene encoding SsrA-binding protein SmpB translates to MLPKKKSHKQSSKIVINKKAYHNYFIEKVFQSGLVLEGWEVKSIRSGRVNISESYIISYYNEIYLCNSLIQPLHMSSNHIICNPTRRRKLLLNRNEIDFLSLKRKNIGYTIISLSLFWKKSWCKLEFGLAKGKSMHDKRIKSKKQEWVKEKFKILKKTKKTY, encoded by the coding sequence ATGTTACCTAAGAAAAAATCTCATAAACAATCATCTAAAATTGTAATAAATAAAAAAGCATATCATAATTACTTTATAGAAAAAGTGTTTCAATCTGGTCTAGTCTTAGAAGGTTGGGAAGTTAAATCTATTAGATCAGGTAGAGTAAATATTTCAGAAAGTTATATAATAAGTTATTACAACGAAATATATCTTTGTAATTCTTTAATTCAGCCTTTACATATGTCTTCAAATCATATTATTTGCAATCCAACAAGAAGAAGAAAATTATTATTAAATAGAAATGAAATTGATTTTTTATCTCTTAAGAGAAAAAATATAGGATATACAATAATTTCATTGTCTTTATTTTGGAAAAAATCTTGGTGTAAGTTAGAATTCGGATTAGCAAAGGGTAAAAGCATGCACGATAAAAGAATAAAATCAAAGAAACAAGAATGGGTAAAAGAAAAATTTAAAATACTCAAAAAAACAAAAAAAACATATTAA
- the acpS gene encoding holo-ACP synthase gives MAIVGIGIDFIEILRIKNIILNHGDNFAKRILSAKEWKKYIFNQNNISFLAKKFAAKEAAAKALGTGINYGITFNQLEFFHNKSGQPKLCFLKNALQRSKEIKCKSIHVSISDQKLYAYALVVLET, from the coding sequence ATGGCAATTGTAGGTATAGGAATAGATTTTATAGAAATATTGCGTATTAAAAACATTATTTTAAATCATGGGGATAATTTTGCTAAAAGAATTTTATCTGCAAAAGAGTGGAAAAAATATATTTTTAATCAAAATAATATTAGTTTTCTTGCAAAAAAATTTGCTGCTAAAGAAGCAGCTGCTAAAGCATTAGGAACAGGTATAAATTATGGTATAACATTTAATCAATTAGAATTTTTTCATAATAAATCAGGACAACCAAAATTATGTTTTTTAAAAAACGCTTTACAAAGATCTAAAGAAATAAAATGTAAATCCATACATGTAAGCATATCTGATCAAAAATTATACGCATATGCTTTAGTTGTTTTAGAAACTTAA
- the era gene encoding GTPase Era: MKIQQKNCGYITIIGKANVGKSTLLNKIVGKKISIVSRKKNTTQNNITGIKTQNNHQSIYIDTPGIIFDKKSNHIQHLKNNFHEKINISTLIMLIIDQIYWTNYDEIILNEIKKYKIPIIIVINKIDKIINKIVLLPFINFLKKKFDFVDIIPISAKKTKNIILLNNIIKSYLPQKPHIYPEFHITTNSQFFTISEIIREQLILFSGDELPSIIKVEIESCKKKEKKNLYIRAIIWVENIRQKGILIGHNGERIKKVSIISRNNIEKEFCIKTHLVLWIKYKKLKNKIT, translated from the coding sequence GTGAAAATACAACAAAAAAATTGTGGATACATTACTATTATCGGAAAAGCGAACGTTGGTAAATCAACATTACTCAATAAAATAGTTGGTAAAAAAATTTCTATTGTATCCAGAAAAAAAAATACCACACAAAATAATATTACTGGCATTAAAACTCAAAATAATCATCAATCTATTTATATAGACACACCTGGTATAATTTTTGATAAAAAAAGTAATCATATTCAACATTTAAAAAATAATTTTCATGAAAAAATAAATATTTCAACACTAATAATGTTGATTATCGATCAAATTTATTGGACTAATTATGATGAGATAATTTTAAATGAAATAAAAAAATATAAAATACCAATTATTATTGTCATTAATAAAATCGATAAAATTATTAATAAAATTGTTTTATTGCCTTTTATTAATTTTCTTAAAAAAAAATTTGATTTTGTAGATATTATCCCTATTTCTGCAAAAAAAACAAAAAATATAATTTTATTAAATAATATAATAAAATCTTATTTACCTCAGAAACCTCATATCTATCCTGAGTTTCATATTACAACAAACTCTCAATTTTTTACAATCTCTGAAATTATTCGAGAACAATTAATATTATTTTCAGGAGATGAATTACCTTCTATAATAAAAGTAGAAATTGAATCTTGTAAAAAAAAGGAGAAAAAGAATCTTTATATAAGAGCTATAATTTGGGTTGAGAATATAAGGCAAAAAGGTATTTTAATTGGTCATAATGGAGAAAGAATAAAGAAGGTCAGCATTATTTCAAGAAATAACATAGAAAAAGAATTTTGTATTAAAACACACCTAGTGTTATGGATCAAATATAAAAAGTTAAAAAATAAAATTACATAG
- the lepB gene encoding signal peptidase I: MANILTIFLLISTLVTGIFWIFYRFKNLKNYLINKKILKNNHLYQKNVIKLKDRIYFFDSLASFFPIFLIIFIVRSFIYEPFQIPSGSMMPTLLVGDFILVEKFSYGIKEPITHKILIKTSKPKRGDIVVFQHPKDHNINYIKRIIGLPGDKIKYNFNSKHMHICANYSNKKKCQEKLLINYSRPKSSDFIQKIYFSNKENTTKEKKIYNSLYFNIIEENLNNFKHNILLLDEMKNSKKDYFQQKNMPKLTWIVPKDQYFMMGDNRDNSLDSRYWGFVPEKNLVGKAIKIWMSFEKNENEWPTGIRINRIGNIY, translated from the coding sequence ATGGCTAATATATTAACTATTTTTTTATTAATTAGTACGTTAGTGACTGGAATATTTTGGATTTTTTATCGTTTTAAAAATCTTAAGAATTATTTAATTAATAAAAAAATACTTAAAAATAATCACCTATATCAGAAAAATGTAATAAAATTAAAAGATAGAATATATTTTTTTGATTCTCTAGCATCATTTTTCCCAATCTTTTTAATAATATTTATTGTACGTTCATTTATTTATGAGCCTTTTCAAATCCCATCGGGTTCTATGATGCCTACTCTTTTAGTTGGTGATTTTATTTTGGTGGAAAAATTTTCATATGGTATTAAAGAACCAATTACACATAAAATATTAATAAAAACAAGTAAACCTAAACGTGGTGATATCGTGGTTTTTCAACATCCAAAAGATCATAATATAAATTATATTAAACGTATAATAGGATTGCCTGGAGATAAAATTAAATATAATTTTAATAGTAAACACATGCACATATGCGCTAATTATTCAAATAAAAAAAAATGTCAAGAAAAATTGTTAATTAATTATTCTAGACCTAAATCAAGTGATTTTATTCAGAAAATATATTTTTCAAATAAGGAAAATACAACAAAAGAAAAAAAAATATATAATTCATTATACTTTAATATCATCGAAGAAAATCTTAACAATTTTAAACACAATATATTATTGTTAGATGAGATGAAAAACTCAAAAAAAGATTATTTTCAACAAAAAAATATGCCTAAATTAACTTGGATTGTACCTAAAGATCAATATTTTATGATGGGAGATAATCGTGATAATAGTTTAGATAGTCGTTATTGGGGTTTTGTACCTGAAAAAAACTTAGTGGGAAAAGCTATTAAAATATGGATGAGTTTTGAAAAAAACGAAAATGAGTGGCCTACTGGTATACGTATAAATAGAATTGGAAATATATATTAG
- the tadA gene encoding tRNA adenosine(34) deaminase TadA, translated as MNYKIDENWMKIALKYAYYAKERGEVPVGAILVFKERIIGTGWNSSITKNDPTAHAEIIALRNAGNKIKNYRFPNTTLYVTLQPCVMCSGAIIHSRIKRLVFGANYEKLDNKYYLKNIFLNAQKDYKLDVKKNVMQQECSNILIDFFQKKRKK; from the coding sequence ATGAACTATAAAATAGATGAAAATTGGATGAAAATTGCCTTAAAATATGCATATTACGCTAAAGAGAGAGGTGAGGTTCCTGTAGGTGCAATACTAGTATTTAAAGAGCGTATAATCGGAACAGGATGGAATAGTTCTATTACTAAAAATGATCCAACTGCACACGCAGAAATTATAGCTTTACGTAATGCAGGAAACAAAATAAAAAATTATCGATTTCCAAATACTACATTATATGTCACTTTGCAACCTTGTGTTATGTGTTCTGGAGCAATCATACATAGTCGTATTAAACGTTTAGTATTTGGTGCAAATTATGAAAAATTAGATAATAAATATTATTTGAAAAATATTTTTCTAAATGCACAAAAAGATTATAAATTAGATGTTAAAAAAAATGTTATGCAACAGGAATGTTCTAATATTTTAATAGATTTTTTTCAAAAAAAGAGAAAAAAATAA
- a CDS encoding RnfH family protein, giving the protein MNIIQVTVVYALPEIQYIREVKIKLGSTVKDAILASNLLNLINNISFYHNRIGIYNKIVHLKSKIKDGDRIEIYRNLTIDPREWRRKNIFRSNKNLKIY; this is encoded by the coding sequence ATGAACATCATTCAAGTAACAGTTGTTTATGCTTTACCAGAAATTCAATATATTAGAGAAGTTAAGATTAAATTAGGATCTACTGTAAAAGACGCTATCTTGGCATCAAATTTATTAAATTTAATAAATAACATATCGTTCTATCATAATAGAATAGGAATATATAATAAAATAGTACATTTAAAATCAAAAATAAAAGACGGCGATAGAATTGAAATTTATAGAAATTTGACGATTGATCCTAGAGAATGGAGAAGGAAAAATATTTTTAGATCGAATAAAAATTTAAAAATATATTAA
- the rnc gene encoding ribonuclease III, with product MNHIVTKKIQKVLGYTFTHKDLLKQALTHRSASSKHNERLEFLGDSILSFVIANALYQHFPYIDEGDMSRMRATLVRGNTLAEIAYEFDLGEYLKLGQGELKSGGFRRESILANTVEALIGSIYLDSNIKTVEELILKWYEKRLEKISPGDTQKDPKTRLQEYLQSRHLSLPTYFIVEVYGEAHNQVFTIHCKISMISEYLIGTGSSRRKAEQDAAQKALIQLGVE from the coding sequence ATGAATCATATCGTGACAAAAAAAATACAAAAAGTACTAGGATATACTTTTACTCATAAAGATCTTCTAAAACAAGCATTAACACATCGTAGCGCAAGCAGTAAACATAATGAGAGACTGGAGTTTTTAGGTGATTCTATTTTAAGTTTTGTAATTGCTAATGCTTTATATCAGCATTTTCCATATATTGATGAAGGTGATATGAGTCGCATGAGAGCAACTTTAGTCAGAGGGAATACCCTAGCAGAAATTGCATATGAATTTGATTTAGGAGAATATTTGAAATTAGGCCAAGGAGAACTAAAAAGTGGAGGTTTTCGTCGTGAATCTATTTTAGCTAATACTGTAGAAGCTTTAATTGGTAGTATTTATTTAGATAGTAATATCAAAACAGTAGAAGAATTAATATTAAAATGGTATGAAAAACGATTAGAAAAAATTAGTCCAGGAGATACACAAAAAGATCCTAAAACACGATTACAAGAGTACTTACAATCAAGACATTTATCTTTACCTACATATTTTATAGTTGAAGTATATGGTGAAGCTCATAATCAAGTATTTACTATTCATTGTAAAATTAGTATGATTTCAGAATATTTAATTGGAACTGGTTCTAGTAGAAGAAAAGCCGAACAAGACGCAGCACAAAAAGCATTAATTCAATTAGGTGTAGAGTGA
- a CDS encoding nucleotide exchange factor GrpE: MVNTEEKKIDNKNNIKINDEENNNDYLIKKNLTQFLEIQLKESEQKIIELENITEKEIMLVFNRLNKEVEKSIKFSLEKLIIDFLPIVDSIERALNLIEISESKENYIEISNKLKFICNMFEKFFNVFGIKKINDVNVLFNPSIHQAMSVHYTDEIESNQIVNVMQPGYILHESRLLRPAMVIVSKKKT, translated from the coding sequence ATGGTAAATACAGAAGAAAAAAAAATAGATAACAAGAACAATATAAAAATTAATGATGAAGAAAATAACAATGATTATCTGATAAAAAAAAATTTAACCCAATTTTTAGAAATTCAATTAAAAGAATCTGAACAAAAAATAATAGAATTAGAAAATATTACTGAAAAAGAAATAATGTTGGTTTTTAATAGACTAAACAAAGAAGTTGAAAAATCCATAAAGTTTTCCTTGGAAAAATTGATCATAGATTTTCTTCCTATCGTAGATAGTATTGAACGTGCACTAAATTTAATAGAAATCAGCGAATCCAAAGAAAATTATATAGAAATTTCAAATAAGTTAAAATTTATTTGTAATATGTTCGAAAAATTCTTTAATGTATTTGGTATTAAAAAAATAAATGATGTTAATGTATTATTTAATCCCTCTATCCATCAAGCTATGTCAGTACATTATACTGATGAAATAGAATCTAATCAAATAGTTAACGTAATGCAACCAGGTTATATTTTGCACGAATCTCGTTTATTACGTCCTGCTATGGTTATAGTTTCGAAGAAAAAAACATAA